The following proteins are encoded in a genomic region of Pseudorca crassidens isolate mPseCra1 chromosome 5, mPseCra1.hap1, whole genome shotgun sequence:
- the VWA5B2 gene encoding von Willebrand factor A domain-containing protein 5B2 isoform X4, translating into MPGLYCPSSWTPLPLTDSWVRACANGPCLSLRARLTYHNPQPQPVDGVFVYPLAEAEVVSGFEAEAAGRRVSFQLQSRRRSQDACCRAVGPALGASTPRRCAQGHLVLDLAQARSTLVLPTGLIAAAGTMTVTLRSSRELPSRPDGVLCVALPSVLTPLAPPGPLGPPRPPGLCDDSPTSCFGMGSPVGEGPAWEEPAAPLDVFSGPARCPAPYTFSFEMLVTGPCLLAGLESPSHALRADAPPHASSAATICVTLAEGHHCDRALEILLHPSEPHQPHLMLEAGSLSSAEYEAQVRARRDFQRLQRRDSEGDRQVWFLQRRFHKDILLNPVLVLSFCPDLSSKPGHLGTATRELLFLLDGSSVAHKACGSMVWAGLGLGAAVGLRWAGGQPPEDTHTHTHTPLSPSHAHTYMHFSQIPRASFICKVTFSHTESQTQGFTYTSRVTCTIISHTESPSHARVSLTASHTQGLTQITPHSTHGLEKASNLASLVFYRCQWGLPHPALPGSPQDAIVLAVKSLPPQTLINLATFGTLVQPLFPESRPCNDEAVKLICESVEMLQAAGGPPDVRSALAWALGQPQHRAHPRQLFLLTAASPMAAATHHTLELMRWHRGAARCFSFGLGPACRQLLQGLSALSRGQAYFLRPGERLQPMLVQALRKALEPALSDISVDWFVPDAVEALLTPREIPALYPGDQLLGYCSLFRVDGFRSRPLGGQEPGWQSLGSSVFPSPEEAPSATSPGTEPTGTSEPLGTGTVSAELSSPWAAGDSDRSTDALTDPVTDPGPNPSSDTAIWRRIFQSSYIREQYVLTHCSASPEPGPGSTGSSESPVSQGPGSPEGSAPLDPPSQQGCRSLAWGESAGSHSCPLPPPPLAPVKTGALSAEVLGRRHRAALTGRSLSSPPGRVNSVPGHLRYPSLGVAPDGPGPEPGQLLGQGLDDSGNLLSPAPMDWDMLMEPPFLFTAVPPSGELAPPAIPLPPQPPRCHVVIRALCGEQPMSWEVGVGLEMLWGPRDAGLLPPSPPESGNAWDQALHRLTAASVVRDNEQLALRGRGETRADRGHARRPWLRALQTSKVSSAPSCFTCPVAVDATTREVLPSALQVHSSELAEPPGTPPASQGHLDAAPLPTAVHSKGGWEPDQIGNSSSALGDRAAPIGGPHRLPPEPPSRLSLGRQKARGPDSHRLCSPNTGQASDSNSEGSNHDYLPLVRLQEAPGSFRLDAPFCTAVRISRERLCRASPFAAHRTSLSPTSASSPWALLGHGAGQGDSATASCSPSPSSGSEGPGQVDSGRGSDTEASEGAEGPGGADLRGRTWATAVALAWLEHRCAAAFGEWELAAAKADCWLQAQHLPDGLDLANLKAAARGLFLLLRHWDQNLQLHLLCYSPANM; encoded by the exons ATGCCCGGTCTGTACTGCCCCTCCAGCTGGACGCCGCTGCCGCTCACGGACTCCTGGGTTCGGGCCTGCGCCAATGGACCCTGCCTCAGCCTGCGGGCCCGGCTCACCTACCACAACCCACAGCCGCAGCCTGTGGACG GCGTGTTTGTGTACCCGCTGGCCGAGGCCGAAGTGGTTTCGGGCTTCGAGGCGGAGGCCGCCGGACGGCGCGTCTCCTTCCAGCTGCAGAGCCGGCGCCGCTCGCAGGACGCCTGCTGCCGCGCGGTGGGCCCCGCGCTGGGGGCCTCAACACCCCGCCGCTGTGCGCAGG GTCATCTTGTCTTGGATCTGGCCCAGGCCCGGTCCACACTGGTGCTGCCCACAGGCCTCATCGCCGCAGCCGGCACCATGACAGTGACCCTGCGCAGCAGCCGGGAGCTGCCCTCCAGGCCTGACGGGGTGCTGTGCGTGGCCCTGCCCTCCGTGCTCACCCCTCTGGCCCCGCCAGGCCCGCTGGGGCCCCCCAGGCCTCCGGGGCTCTGTGACGACAG CCCCACCAGCTGCTTCGGAATGGGCAGCCCTGTGGGGGAGGGGCCGGCCTGGGAGGAGCCAGCTGCCCCTCTGGACGTGTTCTCAGGCCCTGCCCGTTGCCCGGCCCCGTACACCTTCTCCTTCGAGATGCTGGTGACCGGGCCATGCCTGCTCGCAG GCCTGGAGAGCCCCTCTCACGCTCTGCGGGCAGATGCCCCCCCTCATGCCAGCTCTGCAGCCACCATCTGTGTCACACTGGCAGAGGGTCACCACTGCGACCGGGCCTTGGAGATCCTGCTGCACCCCAGTG AGCCCCACCAGCCACACCTGATGCTGGAGGCCGGCAGCCTGAGCTCAGCAGAATATGAGGCCCAGGTGAGGGCCCGCCGGGATTTCCAGAGGCTGCAGCGAAGGGACAGTGAGGGGGACCGGCAG GTGTGGTTCCTGCAGCGACGCTTCCACAAGGACATCCTGCTGAACCCCGTGCTGGTGCTCAGCTTCTGCCCGGACCTGAGCTCCAAGCCTGGACACCTGGGCACAGCTACTCGGGAGCTCCTCTTCCTGTTGGATGGCAGCAGCGTGGCACACAAGGCCTGTGGGAGCATGGTGTGGGCAGGCCTGGGGTTAGGTGCAGCAGTGGGTCTGAGGTGGGCTGGGGGGCAGCCTcctgaagacacacacacacacacacacacccctctctctccttctcatgCTCATACATACATGCATTTCTCCCAGATTCCAAGAGCCTCTTTCATATGTAAAGTTACATTCAGTCACACCGAATCTCAAACCCAAGGATTCACATACACCTCCAGGGTCACATGCACAATCATCTCTCATACAGAGTCTCCCTCACATGCCAGGGTCTCACTCACAGCCTCACACACACAGGGCCTCACCCAGATTACCCCTCATTCTACACACGGCCTGGAGAAAGCAAGCAATCTGGCATCCCTTGTTTTCTACCGGTGCCAGTGGGGCCTGCCTCACCCTGCCCTCCCTGGCTCTCCCCAGGATGCCATCGTTTTGGCCGTGAAGTCTCTCCCGCCCCAGACACTCATCAACCTGGCCACGTTTGGCACATTGGTGCAGCCCCTCTTCCCAGAGAGCCGGCCTTGCAATGAT GAAGCTGTGAAGCTGATCTGCGAGAGCGTTGAGATGCTGCAGGCTGCGGGCGGCCCGCCGGATGTGAGGTCTGCGCTGGCCTGGGCCCTTGGGCAGCCCCAGCACAGGGCCCACCCTCGGCAGCTGTTCCTGCTCACCGCTGCCTCGCCCATGGCTGCTGCGACCCACCACACCCTGGAGCTCATGAGGTGGCACCGGGGGGCAGCCAG GTGCTTCTCCTTTGGGCTGGGGCCTGCCTGCCGCCAGCTGCTGCAGGGTCTGTCTGCCCTCAGCAGGGGCCAGGCCTACTTCCTGAGGCCTGGGGAAAGGCTGCAGCCCATG CTGGTGCAGGCCCTGCGGAAGGCACTGGAGCCTGCGTTGAGCGACATCTCTGTGGACTGGTTTGTGCCCGATGCGGTGGAGGCACTGCTGACGCCCCGGGAGATCCCAGCGCTCTATCCTGGGGACCAGCTGCTCGGTTACTGCTCACTCTTCAGGGTGGACGGCTTCCGGTCCCGCCCCCTAGGG GGCCAAGAGCCTGGCTGGCAGAGCTTGGGCAGCTCCGTGTTCCCATCCCCAGAGGAAGCACCATCTGCCACCAGCCCTGGCACTGAGCCCACTGGCACCTCAGAGCCACTGGGAACAGGCACTGTGTCAGCAGAGCTGTCCagcccgtgggctgctggggactcAGATCGGA GTACTGATGCTCTGACAGACCCAGTCACGGACCCTGGACCTAACCCCTCTTCTGACACAGCCATATGGCGCCGCATCTTCCAGTCCTCGTACATCCGGGAGCAGTATGTGCTTACCCACTGCTCTGCCAGCCCAGAGCCAGGCCCAGGCTCCACAGGCAGCAGCGAGTCCCCCGTCTCCCAGGGCCCTGGGTCCCCTGAAGGCAGTGCTCCCCTGGATCCCCCTTCTCAGCAGGGCTGCCGCAGCCTGGCCTGGGGAGAATCTGCTGGCTCCCACTCctgccccctgcctccacccccacTGGCTCCAGTCAAG ACTGGGGCCTTGAGTGCTGAGGTGCTGGGCCGTCGACACAGAGCAGCTCTAACTGGCCGAAGCCTCTCATCGCCCCCCGGCCGGGTGAACTCAGTCCCTGGCCATCTCCGGTACCCCTCTCTGGGTGTAGCACCAGATGGGCCAGGCCCTGAGCCAGGGCAGCTGCTGGGACAGGGCCTGGATGACTCAG GAAACctgctctccccagcccccatggACTGGGACATGTTGATGGAACCACCCTTCTTGTTCACGGCTGTTCCCCCCAGTGGGGAGTTGGCCCCTCCAGCAATACCACTGCCTCCCCAGCCTCCGCGCTGCCATGTGGTGATCCGGGCCCTGTGCGGGGAGCAGCCTATGAGCTGGGAGGTGGGTGTTGGGCTGGAGATGCTGTGGGGGCCTAGGGATGCTGGCTTACTGCCTCCGTCACCCCCTGAAAGCGGAAATGCTTGGGACCAAGCACTCCATCGACTGACAGCGGCTTCCGTGGTCCGGGACAACGAGCAGCTGGCTCTCCGAGGACGGGGCGAGACCAGGGCTGACCGGG GTCATGCCCGGAGGCCCTGGCTCCGAGCCCTTCAGACAAGCAAGGTCAGCTCTGCCCCTTCCTGCTTCACCTGCCCTGTAGCTGTGGATGCTACCACCAGAGAGGTCCTACCTTCAGCCCTGCAGGTGCACAGCTCAG AGCTAGCCGAACCCCCAGGCACCCCTCCCGCCTCTCAAGGTCATCTAGATGCAGCTCCTCTGCCCACAGCCGTCCACTCTAAAG GCGGCTGGGAGCCGGACCAAATTGGCAACTCCAGTTCTGCTTTGGGGGACCGCGCAGCCCCCATCGGAGGTCCTCATCGTCTGCCCCCTGAGCCTCCCTCTCGGCTCAGCCTGGGCCGTCAGAAGGCCAGAGGCCCAGACAGCCATAGACTCTGCAGCCCCAACACGGGCCAAGCCAGTGACAGCAACAGTGAAGGCAGCAACCATGACTACCTGCCCTTG GTGCGCTTGCAGGAGGCACCTGGCTCCTTCCGCCTAGACGCGCCGTTTTGCACAGCGGTGCGCATCTCGCGGGAGCGCCTGTGCCGCGCCTCGCCCTTCGCTGCGCATCGCACCAGCCTCAGCCCCACCTCGGCCTCCTCTCCCTGGGCACTTCTAGGCCATGGTGCTGGCCAGGGTGACAGTGCCACGGCCTCTTGCAGCCCATCCCCCAGTTCAGGCTCCGAGGGTCCAGGCCAGGTGGACAGTGGCCGGGGCTCAGACACCGAGGCCTCGGAGGGGGCGGAAGGGCCTGGTGGTGCCGACCTGCGGGGCCGGACTTGGGCCACTGCTGTGGCGCTTGCGTGGTTGGAGCACCGCTGTGCCGCGGCCTTCGGCGAGTGGGAACTGGCGGCAGCTAAGGCTGACTGTTGGCTGCAGGCCCAGCACCTGCCCGACGGCCTCGACCTGGCCAACCTCAAGGCCGCAGCCCGGGGTCTCTTCCTGCTGCTGCGCCACTGGGACCAGAACCTGCAGCTGCACCTGCTGTGCTACAGCCCAGCAAACATGTGA
- the VWA5B2 gene encoding von Willebrand factor A domain-containing protein 5B2 isoform X2, with protein sequence MPGLYCPSSWTPLPLTDSWVRACANGPCLSLRARLTYHNPQPQPVDGVFVYPLAEAEVVSGFEAEAAGRRVSFQLQSRRRSQDACCRAVGPALGASTPRRCAQGHLVLDLAQARSTLVLPTGLIAAAGTMTVTLRSSRELPSRPDGVLCVALPSVLTPLAPPGPLGPPRPPGLCDDSPTSCFGMGSPVGEGPAWEEPAAPLDVFSGPARCPAPYTFSFEMLVTGPCLLAGLESPSHALRADAPPHASSAATICVTLAEGHHCDRALEILLHPSEPHQPHLMLEAGSLSSAEYEAQVRARRDFQRLQRRDSEGDRQMTTKGCPLWVDWIEKVSGARSCCQPRSELHSAWPRMTWGSRAQVWFLQRRFHKDILLNPVLVLSFCPDLSSKPGHLGTATRELLFLLDGSSVAHKACGSMVWAGLGLGAAVGLRWAGGQPPEDTHTHTHTPLSPSHAHTYMHFSQIPRASFICKVTFSHTESQTQGFTYTSRVTCTIISHTESPSHARVSLTASHTQGLTQITPHSTHGLEKASNLASLVFYRCQWGLPHPALPGSPQDAIVLAVKSLPPQTLINLATFGTLVQPLFPESRPCNDEAVKLICESVEMLQAAGGPPDVRSALAWALGQPQHRAHPRQLFLLTAASPMAAATHHTLELMRWHRGAARCFSFGLGPACRQLLQGLSALSRGQAYFLRPGERLQPMLVQALRKALEPALSDISVDWFVPDAVEALLTPREIPALYPGDQLLGYCSLFRVDGFRSRPLGGQEPGWQSLGSSVFPSPEEAPSATSPGTEPTGTSEPLGTGTVSAELSSPWAAGDSDRSTDALTDPVTDPGPNPSSDTAIWRRIFQSSYIREQYVLTHCSASPEPGPGSTGSSESPVSQGPGSPEGSAPLDPPSQQGCRSLAWGESAGSHSCPLPPPPLAPVKTGALSAEVLGRRHRAALTGRSLSSPPGRVNSVPGHLRYPSLGVAPDGPGPEPGQLLGQGLDDSGNLLSPAPMDWDMLMEPPFLFTAVPPSGELAPPAIPLPPQPPRCHVVIRALCGEQPMSWEVGVGLEMLWGPRDAGLLPPSPPESGNAWDQALHRLTAASVVRDNEQLALRGRGETRADRGHARRPWLRALQTSKVSSAPSCFTCPVAVDATTREVLPSALQVHSSELAEPPGTPPASQGHLDAAPLPTAVHSKGGWEPDQIGNSSSALGDRAAPIGGPHRLPPEPPSRLSLGRQKARGPDSHRLCSPNTGQASDSNSEGSNHDYLPLVRLQEAPGSFRLDAPFCTAVRISRERLCRASPFAAHRTSLSPTSASSPWALLGHGAGQGDSATASCSPSPSSGSEGPGQVDSGRGSDTEASEGAEGPGGADLRGRTWATAVALAWLEHRCAAAFGEWELAAAKADCWLQAQHLPDGLDLANLKAAARGLFLLLRHWDQNLQLHLLCYSPANM encoded by the exons ATGCCCGGTCTGTACTGCCCCTCCAGCTGGACGCCGCTGCCGCTCACGGACTCCTGGGTTCGGGCCTGCGCCAATGGACCCTGCCTCAGCCTGCGGGCCCGGCTCACCTACCACAACCCACAGCCGCAGCCTGTGGACG GCGTGTTTGTGTACCCGCTGGCCGAGGCCGAAGTGGTTTCGGGCTTCGAGGCGGAGGCCGCCGGACGGCGCGTCTCCTTCCAGCTGCAGAGCCGGCGCCGCTCGCAGGACGCCTGCTGCCGCGCGGTGGGCCCCGCGCTGGGGGCCTCAACACCCCGCCGCTGTGCGCAGG GTCATCTTGTCTTGGATCTGGCCCAGGCCCGGTCCACACTGGTGCTGCCCACAGGCCTCATCGCCGCAGCCGGCACCATGACAGTGACCCTGCGCAGCAGCCGGGAGCTGCCCTCCAGGCCTGACGGGGTGCTGTGCGTGGCCCTGCCCTCCGTGCTCACCCCTCTGGCCCCGCCAGGCCCGCTGGGGCCCCCCAGGCCTCCGGGGCTCTGTGACGACAG CCCCACCAGCTGCTTCGGAATGGGCAGCCCTGTGGGGGAGGGGCCGGCCTGGGAGGAGCCAGCTGCCCCTCTGGACGTGTTCTCAGGCCCTGCCCGTTGCCCGGCCCCGTACACCTTCTCCTTCGAGATGCTGGTGACCGGGCCATGCCTGCTCGCAG GCCTGGAGAGCCCCTCTCACGCTCTGCGGGCAGATGCCCCCCCTCATGCCAGCTCTGCAGCCACCATCTGTGTCACACTGGCAGAGGGTCACCACTGCGACCGGGCCTTGGAGATCCTGCTGCACCCCAGTG AGCCCCACCAGCCACACCTGATGCTGGAGGCCGGCAGCCTGAGCTCAGCAGAATATGAGGCCCAGGTGAGGGCCCGCCGGGATTTCCAGAGGCTGCAGCGAAGGGACAGTGAGGGGGACCGGCAG ATGACTACAAAAGGGTGCCCCCTCTGGGTGGACTGGATTGAAAAAGTCTCCGGGGCTAGGTCCTGCTGCCAGCCTAGGTCGGAGCTGCACTCAGCCTGGCCCAGGATGACTTGGGGCTCCCGTGCTCAGGTGTGGTTCCTGCAGCGACGCTTCCACAAGGACATCCTGCTGAACCCCGTGCTGGTGCTCAGCTTCTGCCCGGACCTGAGCTCCAAGCCTGGACACCTGGGCACAGCTACTCGGGAGCTCCTCTTCCTGTTGGATGGCAGCAGCGTGGCACACAAGGCCTGTGGGAGCATGGTGTGGGCAGGCCTGGGGTTAGGTGCAGCAGTGGGTCTGAGGTGGGCTGGGGGGCAGCCTcctgaagacacacacacacacacacacacccctctctctccttctcatgCTCATACATACATGCATTTCTCCCAGATTCCAAGAGCCTCTTTCATATGTAAAGTTACATTCAGTCACACCGAATCTCAAACCCAAGGATTCACATACACCTCCAGGGTCACATGCACAATCATCTCTCATACAGAGTCTCCCTCACATGCCAGGGTCTCACTCACAGCCTCACACACACAGGGCCTCACCCAGATTACCCCTCATTCTACACACGGCCTGGAGAAAGCAAGCAATCTGGCATCCCTTGTTTTCTACCGGTGCCAGTGGGGCCTGCCTCACCCTGCCCTCCCTGGCTCTCCCCAGGATGCCATCGTTTTGGCCGTGAAGTCTCTCCCGCCCCAGACACTCATCAACCTGGCCACGTTTGGCACATTGGTGCAGCCCCTCTTCCCAGAGAGCCGGCCTTGCAATGAT GAAGCTGTGAAGCTGATCTGCGAGAGCGTTGAGATGCTGCAGGCTGCGGGCGGCCCGCCGGATGTGAGGTCTGCGCTGGCCTGGGCCCTTGGGCAGCCCCAGCACAGGGCCCACCCTCGGCAGCTGTTCCTGCTCACCGCTGCCTCGCCCATGGCTGCTGCGACCCACCACACCCTGGAGCTCATGAGGTGGCACCGGGGGGCAGCCAG GTGCTTCTCCTTTGGGCTGGGGCCTGCCTGCCGCCAGCTGCTGCAGGGTCTGTCTGCCCTCAGCAGGGGCCAGGCCTACTTCCTGAGGCCTGGGGAAAGGCTGCAGCCCATG CTGGTGCAGGCCCTGCGGAAGGCACTGGAGCCTGCGTTGAGCGACATCTCTGTGGACTGGTTTGTGCCCGATGCGGTGGAGGCACTGCTGACGCCCCGGGAGATCCCAGCGCTCTATCCTGGGGACCAGCTGCTCGGTTACTGCTCACTCTTCAGGGTGGACGGCTTCCGGTCCCGCCCCCTAGGG GGCCAAGAGCCTGGCTGGCAGAGCTTGGGCAGCTCCGTGTTCCCATCCCCAGAGGAAGCACCATCTGCCACCAGCCCTGGCACTGAGCCCACTGGCACCTCAGAGCCACTGGGAACAGGCACTGTGTCAGCAGAGCTGTCCagcccgtgggctgctggggactcAGATCGGA GTACTGATGCTCTGACAGACCCAGTCACGGACCCTGGACCTAACCCCTCTTCTGACACAGCCATATGGCGCCGCATCTTCCAGTCCTCGTACATCCGGGAGCAGTATGTGCTTACCCACTGCTCTGCCAGCCCAGAGCCAGGCCCAGGCTCCACAGGCAGCAGCGAGTCCCCCGTCTCCCAGGGCCCTGGGTCCCCTGAAGGCAGTGCTCCCCTGGATCCCCCTTCTCAGCAGGGCTGCCGCAGCCTGGCCTGGGGAGAATCTGCTGGCTCCCACTCctgccccctgcctccacccccacTGGCTCCAGTCAAG ACTGGGGCCTTGAGTGCTGAGGTGCTGGGCCGTCGACACAGAGCAGCTCTAACTGGCCGAAGCCTCTCATCGCCCCCCGGCCGGGTGAACTCAGTCCCTGGCCATCTCCGGTACCCCTCTCTGGGTGTAGCACCAGATGGGCCAGGCCCTGAGCCAGGGCAGCTGCTGGGACAGGGCCTGGATGACTCAG GAAACctgctctccccagcccccatggACTGGGACATGTTGATGGAACCACCCTTCTTGTTCACGGCTGTTCCCCCCAGTGGGGAGTTGGCCCCTCCAGCAATACCACTGCCTCCCCAGCCTCCGCGCTGCCATGTGGTGATCCGGGCCCTGTGCGGGGAGCAGCCTATGAGCTGGGAGGTGGGTGTTGGGCTGGAGATGCTGTGGGGGCCTAGGGATGCTGGCTTACTGCCTCCGTCACCCCCTGAAAGCGGAAATGCTTGGGACCAAGCACTCCATCGACTGACAGCGGCTTCCGTGGTCCGGGACAACGAGCAGCTGGCTCTCCGAGGACGGGGCGAGACCAGGGCTGACCGGG GTCATGCCCGGAGGCCCTGGCTCCGAGCCCTTCAGACAAGCAAGGTCAGCTCTGCCCCTTCCTGCTTCACCTGCCCTGTAGCTGTGGATGCTACCACCAGAGAGGTCCTACCTTCAGCCCTGCAGGTGCACAGCTCAG AGCTAGCCGAACCCCCAGGCACCCCTCCCGCCTCTCAAGGTCATCTAGATGCAGCTCCTCTGCCCACAGCCGTCCACTCTAAAG GCGGCTGGGAGCCGGACCAAATTGGCAACTCCAGTTCTGCTTTGGGGGACCGCGCAGCCCCCATCGGAGGTCCTCATCGTCTGCCCCCTGAGCCTCCCTCTCGGCTCAGCCTGGGCCGTCAGAAGGCCAGAGGCCCAGACAGCCATAGACTCTGCAGCCCCAACACGGGCCAAGCCAGTGACAGCAACAGTGAAGGCAGCAACCATGACTACCTGCCCTTG GTGCGCTTGCAGGAGGCACCTGGCTCCTTCCGCCTAGACGCGCCGTTTTGCACAGCGGTGCGCATCTCGCGGGAGCGCCTGTGCCGCGCCTCGCCCTTCGCTGCGCATCGCACCAGCCTCAGCCCCACCTCGGCCTCCTCTCCCTGGGCACTTCTAGGCCATGGTGCTGGCCAGGGTGACAGTGCCACGGCCTCTTGCAGCCCATCCCCCAGTTCAGGCTCCGAGGGTCCAGGCCAGGTGGACAGTGGCCGGGGCTCAGACACCGAGGCCTCGGAGGGGGCGGAAGGGCCTGGTGGTGCCGACCTGCGGGGCCGGACTTGGGCCACTGCTGTGGCGCTTGCGTGGTTGGAGCACCGCTGTGCCGCGGCCTTCGGCGAGTGGGAACTGGCGGCAGCTAAGGCTGACTGTTGGCTGCAGGCCCAGCACCTGCCCGACGGCCTCGACCTGGCCAACCTCAAGGCCGCAGCCCGGGGTCTCTTCCTGCTGCTGCGCCACTGGGACCAGAACCTGCAGCTGCACCTGCTGTGCTACAGCCCAGCAAACATGTGA